The following proteins are encoded in a genomic region of Montipora foliosa isolate CH-2021 chromosome 10, ASM3666993v2, whole genome shotgun sequence:
- the LOC137972514 gene encoding secreted acidic protein 2-like, with protein sequence MTKTYDNGNDNDDDDDDDDDDVDDDDEDHDNDIDDNDTGLDGDDNDDDDDVDDGDKDDEDNDIDDIDDDNDNGLTVMIMMTMIIMMMTTTMTLTIKMMMMKITTMTLMIMITALKVMIMMTMMMNDNDGDDNDNDIDHNDDDDDDDNGIEDNDNDNGVEGDDNDGDDDDDDADKDDDHNDIDDIDDDNDNGVEGDDNDDDDDER encoded by the exons atgacaaaGACCTATGACAATGGCaatgacaatgacgatgacgatgacgatgatgatgatgatgtcg atgatgatgatgaagatcaCGACAATGACATTGATGATAATGATACCGGCCTTGAcggtgatgataatgatgacgatgatgatgttgacgATGGTGATAAAGACGACGAAGACAATGACATTGACgatattgatgatgataatgataacggcTTGAcggtgatgataatgatgacgatgataataatgatgatgacaacgacAATGACATTGAcgataaagatgatgatgatgaagatcaCGACAATGAcattgatgataatgataacggcGTTGAaggtgatgataatgatgacgatgatgatgaacgATAATGATGGTGATGACAACGACAATGACATTGaccataatgatgatgatgacgacgacgacaatgGCATTgaagataatgataatgataacggcGTTGAAGGTGATGATAATGAtggcgatgatgatgacgacgatgccGATAAAGACGACGACCACAATGACATTGACgatattgatgatgataatgataacggcGTTGAaggtgatgataatgatgacgatgatgatgaacgATAA